From a region of the Pseudoclavibacter endophyticus genome:
- a CDS encoding CPBP family intramembrane glutamic endopeptidase: MVINQENSASTLAAPAGDANVNGIVRAVRAHPLTAFFTLANLLSWAAWLPYVFSQNGLGVWAFRFPDVLGSGQILGVLPGAYLGPIFSAFLVTALVSGRAGLRAWGRRLWRWKVAPRWYAITLLGVPAGMLLTGLAFSGGEIAAPSLAALIAYVPILLFQMVTTGLAEEPGWRDFALPRLQERFSPLRAAFVLGPLWGAWHLPLFLTDWGGFPEASWTRPLVFLTFCVAFNIVMSWVFNRTGQSLPLSMLMHVGVNTFASVLWVEVFPTLDGEMPLVAMATGAAVAALVIVVATRGRLGYAPSSATTSGVTVDRAERDVRR; encoded by the coding sequence ATGGTCATCAATCAAGAAAACTCGGCGTCGACGCTTGCCGCTCCGGCCGGCGACGCGAACGTCAATGGAATCGTGCGGGCGGTTCGCGCGCATCCACTGACCGCGTTCTTCACACTGGCGAACCTGCTCAGCTGGGCGGCGTGGCTGCCGTACGTGTTCTCGCAAAACGGTCTCGGCGTGTGGGCGTTCCGATTCCCGGATGTGCTGGGCAGCGGCCAGATACTCGGCGTCCTCCCGGGGGCGTATCTCGGGCCGATCTTCTCCGCGTTCCTGGTGACGGCGCTCGTGTCGGGCCGGGCGGGGTTGCGCGCGTGGGGCCGGCGACTGTGGCGGTGGAAGGTCGCACCCCGCTGGTACGCGATCACGCTGCTGGGCGTCCCGGCCGGGATGCTGCTCACCGGGCTGGCATTCTCGGGCGGCGAGATCGCCGCCCCGTCTCTCGCGGCGCTGATCGCGTACGTGCCGATCCTGCTGTTCCAGATGGTCACGACGGGGCTGGCAGAGGAGCCGGGGTGGCGGGATTTCGCCCTGCCGCGGCTGCAGGAGCGATTCTCGCCCCTGCGCGCCGCGTTCGTCCTCGGCCCGCTGTGGGGAGCCTGGCATCTCCCGCTCTTCCTCACGGACTGGGGCGGGTTTCCCGAGGCGTCGTGGACGCGCCCGCTGGTGTTCCTGACGTTCTGCGTCGCGTTCAACATCGTGATGTCGTGGGTCTTCAACCGGACCGGCCAGTCGCTGCCACTGTCGATGCTGATGCACGTTGGGGTGAATACGTTCGCATCGGTGCTGTGGGTAGAGGTGTTCCCGACGCTCGACGGCGAGATGCCACTCGTGGCGATGGCCACCGGTGCCGCCGTCGCCGCCCTGGTGATCGTGGTCGCCACCCGCGGACGCCTCGGATACGCCCCCTCGTCGGCCACCACATCCGGCGTCACCGTCGACCGAGCGGAGCGAGACGTGCGTCGATGA
- a CDS encoding sensor histidine kinase has translation MTGAYDREVLPGRSAMAVLTAVGTAVAAVLLLFIIGSLSAADPAEHGVATPWSWWVTGVVVVLQAAAQLIPGPRSAGLLVAAALPLVLASVVPGPLFSVSAFPILVLAFLTGLQEPVRRVRWTGPAAGVLVAVGQLLNAAFIGRTDYAGMAVESALQAALVIGLPLLPATVIAGQRAIRHAQQETLDAMARERDAHIGEVIAGERAAMARELHDIAAHHLSGISLMAGAVERQVHTDPEAARAGAAAVRAQSRATLDDLRRLVGMLRDTDGGDESVKTLDTVPALVDDVAATGVDVRVDVRGPASDDVGEGIGPLAQLAVYRMVQESLANASRHAPGAACTVVLDDTDPARFRVSVRNAPPPAGSLTRPSGSGFGIIGMRERAALIGASFSAGPSGDDGWETRMSIPRESRRHRTEQHT, from the coding sequence ATGACCGGCGCGTACGATCGTGAGGTGCTCCCGGGGCGATCTGCGATGGCGGTGCTGACTGCGGTCGGCACCGCCGTGGCGGCGGTGCTGCTGCTGTTCATCATCGGGTCGCTTTCGGCCGCAGACCCTGCCGAGCACGGTGTGGCCACGCCGTGGTCGTGGTGGGTGACGGGTGTCGTCGTCGTGCTGCAGGCCGCGGCGCAGCTGATCCCGGGCCCTCGGAGCGCCGGCCTGCTGGTCGCCGCGGCGCTGCCGCTGGTGCTGGCGTCGGTGGTGCCGGGACCGCTCTTCAGCGTTAGCGCGTTCCCCATCCTGGTACTCGCGTTCCTGACCGGATTGCAGGAGCCGGTGCGGCGTGTGCGGTGGACCGGGCCGGCCGCGGGCGTGCTGGTCGCGGTCGGACAGCTGCTGAACGCGGCCTTCATCGGACGCACCGATTACGCCGGCATGGCGGTGGAATCGGCGCTGCAGGCCGCGCTCGTGATCGGGCTGCCGTTGCTGCCGGCGACCGTGATCGCCGGGCAGCGGGCCATCCGGCACGCGCAACAGGAGACCCTTGACGCGATGGCCCGCGAACGCGACGCGCACATCGGTGAAGTCATCGCGGGGGAACGCGCGGCGATGGCCCGCGAATTGCACGACATCGCCGCCCACCACCTGTCAGGGATCTCCCTCATGGCCGGAGCGGTGGAGCGTCAGGTGCACACTGATCCGGAGGCCGCCCGGGCCGGAGCGGCGGCGGTGCGAGCGCAGAGCCGCGCCACCCTGGACGACCTGCGCCGCCTGGTGGGGATGCTGCGCGACACCGACGGTGGCGACGAGTCGGTGAAGACCCTCGACACGGTTCCCGCACTCGTCGACGACGTCGCTGCCACCGGTGTCGACGTCCGCGTCGACGTCCGCGGTCCAGCGTCCGACGATGTGGGGGAGGGCATCGGCCCCCTGGCACAACTCGCGGTGTACCGCATGGTGCAGGAGTCGCTCGCCAACGCGTCCCGGCACGCCCCGGGGGCGGCCTGCACGGTCGTCCTCGACGACACCGATCCCGCCCGGTTCCGGGTGAGCGTGCGGAATGCCCCGCCCCCGGCTGGCTCCCTCACGCGCCCGTCCGGGTCGGGGTTCGGGATCATCGGGATGCGGGAACGTGCGGCCCTCATCGGTGCGTCGTTCTCGGCCGGGCCCAGTGGCGACGACGGATGGGAGACTCGCATGAGCATCCCGCGTGAATCGCGCCGGCACCGCACGGAGCAGCACACATGA
- a CDS encoding response regulator, which produces MIRVLIADDQHLVRAGLTALLNGEDDIDVVAAAADGNEAIRLARELRPDVACLDIRMPGRDGIEVADVLCGPDSELGIPVLILTTFDLDDYVFRALEVGVSGFLLKDSEPDDIIRAITRISDGHGMLDHTLTRRIVTEYVQRRALRPVTATRAIEALTARERDILLLLAQGMSNEQIAAQLFVEVATVKSHLARLLPKLGVQSRLQAAVWAYQNRVVTVGDAPR; this is translated from the coding sequence ATGATCCGTGTCCTCATCGCCGACGATCAGCACCTCGTCCGCGCCGGCCTCACCGCGCTGCTCAACGGCGAGGACGACATCGACGTGGTCGCCGCCGCCGCCGACGGGAACGAAGCGATCCGGTTGGCGCGAGAGCTGCGCCCCGATGTTGCGTGCCTCGACATCCGGATGCCCGGCCGAGACGGCATCGAGGTCGCCGATGTCCTGTGCGGTCCGGACTCGGAACTCGGTATCCCGGTGCTCATCCTGACCACTTTCGACCTGGATGACTACGTCTTCCGTGCTCTCGAGGTGGGAGTTTCCGGGTTCCTGCTGAAGGACTCCGAGCCGGACGACATCATCCGTGCCATCACACGCATCTCCGACGGGCACGGCATGCTCGATCACACCCTCACCCGTCGCATCGTGACCGAGTACGTGCAACGTCGCGCGCTGCGTCCGGTGACCGCGACCCGCGCGATCGAGGCGCTTACGGCCCGCGAACGCGACATCCTCTTGTTGCTGGCGCAAGGGATGTCGAACGAACAGATCGCCGCGCAGCTGTTCGTCGAGGTCGCGACCGTGAAGTCCCACCTCGCGCGGCTGCTCCCGAAGCTCGGCGTTCAGTCGCGCCTGCAAGCCGCGGTATGGGCATATCAGAACCGCGTCGTGACCGTCGGCGACGCGCCCCGCTGA
- a CDS encoding ABC transporter ATP-binding protein — MSFPTPPAAVQYPTSPLAAVQFTNVRKSFRDGAHTVEVLRGISVSIAEGSFTAVMGSSGSGKSTFLNCAAGLDSPTSGSVVVGGQDLSTLRGDAVTTFRRDRIGFVFQSYNLLPHLTVAENVALPELLGAPSVEPQWQRTVLDLIGLADKADRLPGELSGGQAQRVAIARALITRPAVVFADEPTGSLDPHTALHVLEVLQRTAAQLQQTLVMVTHDPAVAAAADRVLFLDGGVVTADLPSSTAAAVSRQLTIINEAR, encoded by the coding sequence TTGTCTTTTCCCACCCCGCCCGCCGCGGTGCAGTACCCCACCTCGCCGCTCGCCGCGGTGCAGTTCACGAACGTGCGCAAGAGCTTCCGCGACGGCGCGCACACGGTGGAGGTCCTCCGCGGCATCTCTGTGAGCATCGCGGAGGGATCGTTCACCGCGGTGATGGGGTCCTCCGGGTCGGGCAAGTCGACGTTCCTGAACTGCGCCGCGGGCCTGGACTCCCCGACCTCGGGGAGCGTCGTCGTGGGCGGGCAGGATCTGTCCACGCTGCGCGGTGACGCGGTCACGACGTTCCGCCGTGACCGGATCGGGTTCGTCTTCCAGTCCTATAACCTCCTCCCGCACCTGACCGTCGCCGAGAACGTCGCTCTCCCCGAGTTGCTCGGTGCCCCGAGCGTCGAACCGCAGTGGCAGCGCACCGTCTTGGACCTGATCGGGCTGGCAGACAAGGCCGACCGGCTGCCGGGCGAGCTCTCGGGCGGGCAGGCGCAGCGCGTCGCGATCGCCCGCGCCCTTATTACCCGCCCGGCGGTGGTGTTCGCCGACGAGCCCACGGGCTCGCTCGACCCGCACACCGCCCTCCACGTGCTCGAGGTCCTGCAACGCACCGCCGCGCAGTTGCAGCAGACCCTCGTCATGGTCACTCACGACCCGGCGGTCGCCGCGGCCGCGGATCGGGTGCTGTTCCTGGACGGCGGGGTCGTCACGGCAGACCTGCCGTCCTCGACGGCCGCGGCCGTGTCCAGACAGCTGACGATCATCAACGAGGCACGCTGA
- a CDS encoding FtsX-like permease family protein translates to MWTLIRRSARVNRSAVAGAAIALTAAIGMLTAAAFWLDAGLRDPALSATAGELVTVASSFIGVASLIAGLTVASTIATGLRERRPQFALLAAVGATSSRLRRMVVAETLSLFVVAAPVGALIGFALGAATVPLLQDAGLAPGGYGLPLTVVPVIGVVAVTIAVALISAWTASRRTFRVNAAEALRTSGVEPARVGAGRRATAVVVAALGVVAAGMPLVLPGMLGVAFGTMSTFLLMTAIALIGPIAVAWAAGRAQRLLPARSSSRLAVANIRGFSHRLTAVIVPFALVAALGAVQLSTNAIVAAAARDQLASGILTDLVGPADGDFAAIEGLDGVNAVTVLASQSMEVLADQDDDLPFEVWEPGTAGTLTTTGNIDAAVDPDVTAGSLGELAAAGTIAVSADALIGSTTGVGDTLTVRIGGVTQARTIVAIYAASLGFGDYLLVTADTAPGGGTMLVDTDDGRADAVRDHAAALGIPLQPPDVYAAGAPAGGESTTSSVLLFSLLLFALLGAINTLITLIRGRREELVLLIRIGATRPTLVRTVVTESLIATVLAVAAGTVAAIPAAVTAGFSLLSGWPDLPWIALTALPVALLVCALLTALITSILVVSGGAPRPASANLRVE, encoded by the coding sequence ATGTGGACGCTGATCCGCCGCAGCGCCCGCGTCAACCGGTCCGCGGTCGCTGGCGCCGCCATCGCTCTCACCGCCGCGATCGGCATGCTCACCGCGGCCGCGTTCTGGTTGGACGCGGGGCTCAGGGACCCGGCGCTGTCGGCGACGGCAGGGGAGCTCGTCACGGTCGCCTCCTCGTTCATCGGCGTCGCCTCCCTCATCGCCGGCCTGACGGTGGCATCCACGATCGCGACCGGCCTGCGAGAGCGACGTCCGCAGTTCGCGCTGCTGGCAGCCGTAGGAGCGACGTCGAGCCGGCTGCGACGGATGGTCGTCGCCGAAACCCTGTCGCTGTTCGTGGTCGCCGCGCCCGTGGGGGCATTGATCGGTTTCGCGCTCGGGGCGGCGACCGTGCCACTGTTGCAAGACGCCGGGCTGGCCCCCGGTGGGTACGGGCTGCCGCTGACGGTCGTCCCGGTCATCGGGGTCGTCGCGGTCACGATAGCGGTTGCCCTGATCTCGGCGTGGACGGCGTCGCGGCGCACGTTTCGGGTGAACGCGGCCGAAGCGCTCCGCACCTCCGGAGTGGAACCTGCGCGCGTGGGCGCCGGCCGCCGCGCGACGGCGGTCGTGGTCGCCGCCCTCGGGGTGGTCGCCGCCGGGATGCCGCTGGTGCTTCCCGGGATGCTGGGGGTCGCGTTCGGCACGATGTCGACGTTCTTGCTCATGACCGCGATCGCGCTCATCGGCCCCATCGCGGTCGCCTGGGCCGCTGGCCGTGCGCAGCGACTGCTGCCGGCACGATCGAGCTCGCGACTCGCGGTCGCGAACATCCGCGGGTTCTCGCATCGGCTCACCGCCGTGATCGTCCCGTTCGCGCTCGTGGCCGCGCTCGGCGCCGTACAGCTGAGCACGAACGCCATCGTCGCCGCGGCCGCCCGCGACCAGCTCGCCTCCGGCATCCTCACCGACCTCGTCGGCCCCGCCGACGGAGACTTCGCCGCGATCGAGGGCCTCGACGGGGTGAACGCGGTGACCGTCCTCGCCAGCCAGTCGATGGAGGTGCTCGCCGATCAGGACGACGACCTGCCGTTCGAGGTCTGGGAGCCCGGCACGGCCGGTACCCTCACGACCACCGGGAACATCGACGCCGCCGTCGATCCCGATGTCACCGCGGGGTCGCTGGGCGAGCTCGCCGCGGCCGGCACGATTGCGGTGTCGGCGGATGCGCTGATCGGATCCACCACCGGGGTGGGCGATACGCTCACCGTGCGAATCGGCGGCGTCACGCAGGCCCGGACGATCGTGGCGATCTATGCGGCGTCGCTCGGGTTCGGTGACTACCTCCTCGTCACCGCCGATACGGCGCCCGGCGGCGGCACCATGCTTGTCGACACGGACGACGGTCGCGCGGACGCCGTCCGCGACCACGCGGCCGCCCTGGGGATACCGCTTCAGCCCCCCGACGTGTATGCCGCCGGGGCGCCCGCGGGCGGGGAGAGCACCACCTCGAGCGTGCTGCTGTTCTCACTGCTGCTGTTCGCGCTGCTGGGGGCCATCAACACCCTGATCACCCTCATCCGCGGGCGCCGCGAAGAGCTCGTCCTGCTGATCCGGATCGGCGCCACGCGACCGACACTTGTTCGCACCGTCGTCACCGAATCGCTCATCGCGACCGTGCTCGCCGTGGCGGCTGGAACGGTCGCGGCGATCCCCGCAGCCGTCACCGCCGGCTTCTCGCTGCTCTCCGGATGGCCGGACCTGCCGTGGATCGCGCTGACCGCGCTCCCGGTGGCCTTGCTCGTCTGCGCCCTCCTGACCGCGCTGATCACCAGCATTCTCGTGGTGAGTGGAGGCGCGCCCCGACCCGCTTCCGCGAACCTGCGCGTCGAATAG
- a CDS encoding MarR family winged helix-turn-helix transcriptional regulator → MTPTQLGAYSALIETSSLLRHSVEQQLREVGSLSYVQFQLLARLGEATSGSHRMTDLADGVVYSRSGLTYQAQLLEQRGLVARSPAEDDDRGVTVSITAAGREVLAQVFPGHVQVLNDLLFASLSETDVAQLADVLGRLRDHMRAAPPRSAAPRRRKPASTTD, encoded by the coding sequence ATGACGCCCACGCAGCTGGGGGCGTATTCCGCGCTGATCGAGACCAGCAGCCTGCTGCGCCACTCGGTGGAGCAGCAGCTGCGCGAGGTCGGAAGTCTCAGCTACGTGCAATTCCAGCTCTTGGCCCGCCTGGGAGAAGCGACCTCGGGCAGTCATCGGATGACCGATCTGGCCGACGGGGTGGTCTACAGTCGCAGCGGTCTGACGTATCAGGCGCAGTTGCTCGAGCAACGCGGTTTGGTGGCTCGCTCCCCCGCCGAGGACGACGACCGGGGCGTGACGGTGTCGATCACTGCTGCCGGCCGCGAAGTCCTCGCGCAGGTGTTCCCGGGTCATGTCCAAGTGCTGAACGATCTGCTGTTCGCGTCCTTGTCGGAGACGGACGTAGCGCAGCTCGCCGATGTGCTCGGGCGCCTGCGCGACCACATGCGGGCGGCGCCGCCCCGCTCCGCCGCCCCCCGACGCCGCAAACCCGCGTCGACGACCGACTGA
- a CDS encoding diacylglycerol/lipid kinase family protein, with translation MQKRHAAIVYNPIKVPLDRLRRAVLEQEREHGWGESSWFETDSDDSGRRAAEEALAGDPAVVIVAGGDGTVRAVTEAVYESETPLALVPAGTGNLLARNLGVPLTNVEGSVATAFAGTARAVDVAVAELEDPDGHRRTRVFVVMAGIGLDAEMAQHTSALAKKRLGWLAYVPPIARSVIANRLFHLDYRIDGGRARPAHAHTVIVGNCGTLTGNMLLIPAAIVDDGMLDVVMLRPKGRWGWARIGTRLTAQGVANRSRFGRSMLRLAPEFRALSYAQGRSFEARFEIPHHIELDGDGFGQVVRARITVRPSALRVCVHDDATRLPARGDAAQARSGAAPA, from the coding sequence GTGCAGAAACGGCATGCGGCGATCGTCTACAACCCGATCAAAGTTCCGCTTGACCGGCTACGCCGCGCCGTTCTCGAGCAGGAGCGCGAGCATGGCTGGGGCGAGTCCAGCTGGTTCGAGACGGACAGCGACGACTCGGGGCGGCGTGCGGCCGAAGAGGCGCTCGCGGGCGATCCCGCCGTCGTCATCGTCGCAGGTGGCGACGGGACCGTGCGGGCAGTAACCGAGGCGGTGTACGAGAGCGAGACACCGCTGGCGCTCGTGCCCGCCGGCACTGGAAATCTGCTCGCGCGCAACCTCGGCGTGCCTCTGACCAATGTCGAGGGGTCCGTCGCGACCGCGTTCGCCGGCACCGCGCGCGCGGTCGATGTCGCGGTGGCCGAGCTCGAGGATCCCGACGGGCATCGACGCACGCGAGTGTTCGTGGTGATGGCGGGCATCGGACTGGATGCCGAGATGGCACAGCACACGAGCGCCCTCGCGAAGAAGCGCCTCGGTTGGCTCGCCTACGTGCCTCCGATTGCGCGGTCGGTCATCGCGAACCGCCTCTTCCACCTCGATTACCGCATCGACGGCGGTCGCGCGCGGCCGGCTCACGCCCACACGGTCATCGTGGGCAACTGCGGCACGCTCACCGGGAACATGCTCCTCATCCCCGCCGCGATCGTCGACGACGGGATGCTCGACGTCGTCATGCTGCGCCCGAAGGGCAGATGGGGGTGGGCGAGGATCGGCACCCGCCTTACGGCACAGGGGGTCGCGAACCGCTCGAGATTCGGCCGGAGCATGCTCCGGCTCGCACCCGAGTTCCGGGCGCTGAGTTACGCACAGGGCCGCAGCTTCGAGGCCCGCTTCGAGATCCCGCACCACATCGAACTCGATGGCGATGGGTTCGGGCAGGTGGTGCGGGCACGGATCACCGTCCGGCCGAGCGCGCTGCGCGTCTGCGTCCACGACGACGCGACACGTTTACCGGCGAGAGGTGACGCAGCGCAGGCGAGAAGTGGCGCGGCGCCGGCCTGA
- a CDS encoding FdhF/YdeP family oxidoreductase: protein MRNAPNEEDASDLSVSPPKDWATGVPAVAHAIGYSLEQTSPRRTALTLLNMNQISGIDCPGCAWPDPAPGHRAKNEYCENGAKHINDEATSRRITPDFFRRHSVSELAERSDLWLNQQGRLTEPMVKRAGSDYYESISWRDALELLATELNSLDSPDEAAFYTSGRVSNEAAFTLQLFARAFGTNNLPDCSNLCHESSGFALHETIGTGKGTVSLLDIEHADLIFVVGQNPGSNHPRQLTALERAKLNGARIVAVNPLPEAGLRRFKNPQKVRGVLGPGVEIADRLLQIRPSGDLALFRALNRLLLESEESRPGTVLDWDFIRSSTSGFEAFAEHVAATDWDEVLAQTGLTREEITAVRDEVLHSDRVIVCWAMGLTQHRYAVPTIREIVNFLLLRGNLGRTGTGACPVRGHSNVQGDRTMGIWEQMPDEFLDALQREFGFDPPREHGLDSVNTIRAMREGRIKVFLGVAGNFVRATPDSDVTEAALRRCRLTAQISTKLNRSHVVCGETALILPTLGRTERDIQDRGEQFVTVEDSMSEVHRSRGRLEPASPLLLSEVSILSRLARKTLGDRGEIPWESFEADYGTIRDRVSRVVPGFHDYNRRVEEPGGFRLTNPVNEGIFPTSTGTAHFTVNHGAAPDVPNGHLMLQTLRSHDQWNTIPYTNDDRYRGIHGDRRVVMVNQDDLTELGLSEGDRVDLVGVWSDDIDRRAPGFRVVPYPTPKGCAAAYYPETNVLVPLDSVAEISNQPAFKSVVIRMEKAQVAHPSRT, encoded by the coding sequence ATGCGAAACGCGCCGAACGAAGAGGACGCCAGCGACCTGTCGGTGAGCCCGCCCAAGGACTGGGCGACCGGCGTGCCCGCGGTCGCCCACGCGATCGGCTACTCCCTTGAGCAGACGTCCCCCAGGCGTACGGCGCTGACGCTGCTGAACATGAACCAAATCAGCGGGATCGATTGCCCGGGTTGCGCGTGGCCCGACCCCGCGCCGGGGCATCGAGCGAAAAACGAGTACTGCGAGAACGGCGCCAAGCACATCAATGATGAGGCGACGTCGAGGCGGATCACCCCCGACTTCTTCCGGCGTCACTCCGTCTCTGAGCTGGCCGAGCGTTCCGACCTTTGGCTGAACCAGCAGGGTCGATTGACCGAACCGATGGTGAAGCGCGCCGGGTCCGATTATTACGAGTCGATCAGCTGGCGCGACGCGCTCGAGCTGCTCGCGACGGAGTTGAATTCGCTCGATTCGCCCGACGAGGCGGCGTTTTACACCTCCGGCCGAGTCAGCAACGAGGCGGCCTTCACGCTGCAGCTGTTCGCTCGGGCGTTCGGCACCAACAACCTCCCCGACTGCAGCAATCTGTGCCACGAGTCCAGCGGGTTCGCGCTGCACGAGACCATCGGCACTGGGAAGGGCACGGTGAGTCTGCTCGACATCGAACACGCCGACCTGATCTTCGTCGTGGGCCAGAACCCCGGCAGCAACCATCCCCGCCAGCTGACCGCGTTGGAGCGGGCCAAGCTCAACGGTGCTCGTATCGTCGCGGTCAATCCGTTGCCGGAGGCGGGGCTGCGCAGGTTCAAGAACCCGCAGAAAGTCCGCGGCGTCCTCGGCCCGGGTGTCGAGATCGCCGACCGGCTCCTGCAGATCCGCCCGAGCGGCGACCTTGCGCTGTTCCGGGCGCTCAATCGGCTGCTCCTCGAATCGGAGGAATCGCGCCCCGGAACGGTCTTGGACTGGGACTTCATCCGTTCCAGCACGAGCGGGTTCGAAGCGTTCGCCGAGCACGTGGCCGCGACGGACTGGGATGAGGTCCTCGCTCAGACGGGGCTCACGCGCGAGGAGATCACCGCGGTCCGCGATGAGGTGCTCCACAGCGACCGGGTCATCGTCTGCTGGGCGATGGGGCTCACCCAGCACCGCTACGCCGTGCCGACGATCCGCGAGATCGTCAACTTCCTGCTGCTGCGGGGCAATCTCGGCCGCACCGGCACCGGGGCCTGTCCGGTGCGCGGGCACAGCAACGTGCAGGGAGACCGCACGATGGGGATCTGGGAGCAGATGCCCGACGAGTTCCTCGATGCCCTGCAACGCGAGTTCGGCTTCGACCCGCCGCGCGAACACGGTCTGGACTCGGTGAATACGATCCGCGCGATGCGCGAGGGCCGCATCAAGGTGTTCCTCGGGGTCGCGGGCAACTTCGTCCGCGCCACGCCGGACAGCGATGTGACCGAGGCTGCGCTTCGCAGGTGCCGGCTGACCGCCCAGATTTCGACGAAGCTGAACCGGTCACACGTCGTGTGCGGGGAGACCGCACTCATTCTGCCGACGCTCGGACGCACGGAGCGCGATATCCAGGACCGCGGTGAGCAGTTCGTGACGGTGGAGGACTCGATGAGCGAGGTCCATCGGTCTCGAGGTCGGCTGGAGCCGGCCTCCCCGCTGCTGTTGAGCGAGGTATCCATCCTGTCCCGGCTGGCCCGCAAGACCCTCGGCGACCGGGGTGAGATCCCGTGGGAGTCGTTCGAAGCCGACTATGGGACCATCCGCGACCGCGTCTCGCGCGTCGTCCCTGGCTTCCACGACTACAACCGTCGCGTCGAAGAGCCCGGGGGTTTCCGGCTGACCAATCCGGTGAACGAGGGCATCTTCCCGACCTCGACCGGCACCGCGCACTTCACCGTGAACCACGGTGCCGCCCCCGACGTGCCCAACGGCCACCTCATGCTGCAGACGCTGCGATCGCACGACCAGTGGAACACGATCCCGTACACCAACGACGACCGCTACCGGGGCATCCACGGCGACCGCCGAGTGGTCATGGTCAACCAGGACGACCTCACCGAGCTCGGACTGTCCGAGGGCGACCGCGTGGACCTCGTGGGCGTCTGGTCGGACGACATCGACCGCCGGGCCCCCGGCTTCCGGGTGGTTCCCTACCCGACGCCGAAGGGGTGCGCGGCGGCGTACTATCCCGAGACGAACGTGCTCGTGCCGCTCGACAGCGTCGCAGAGATCAGCAATCAACCGGCATTCAAGAGCGTCGTGATCCGGATGGAGAAGGCGCAGGTCGCACACCCTTCACGAACGTAA
- a CDS encoding SRPBCC family protein — translation MGVVEADVDVDVPARIAYDQWTQFESFPRFSSLVKRVEQVQPAVTRWLVGIGPVRREFHVEVREQHPHSLVAWRNLGRHLRHDGEASFVPRSEDHATVRVTVRLESSERLLGRLVHAVARRVIRAELARFKSFVEGVGGAVEMPRGTIRNGRVLSSETQSSTHPGWVHG, via the coding sequence ATGGGTGTTGTCGAGGCGGACGTCGATGTCGATGTCCCGGCGCGAATCGCGTACGACCAATGGACGCAGTTCGAGAGCTTCCCCCGGTTCAGCTCCCTCGTGAAGAGGGTCGAGCAGGTGCAGCCCGCGGTCACGCGGTGGCTGGTCGGGATCGGGCCCGTGCGGCGCGAGTTCCACGTCGAGGTCCGCGAGCAGCATCCGCACTCGCTGGTGGCGTGGCGGAACCTGGGTCGACACCTCCGGCACGACGGCGAGGCGTCGTTCGTTCCCCGCTCCGAGGATCACGCGACCGTGCGCGTCACGGTGCGCCTCGAATCGAGTGAGCGGCTGCTCGGTCGGCTGGTCCACGCGGTCGCCCGCCGCGTGATTCGCGCGGAGCTCGCACGGTTCAAATCATTCGTTGAGGGCGTGGGGGGTGCCGTTGAGATGCCTCGCGGCACGATCCGGAACGGTCGCGTACTGAGCTCCGAGACGCAATCTTCGACCCATCCGGGATGGGTGCACGGCTGA